From Pelosinus fermentans DSM 17108, the proteins below share one genomic window:
- a CDS encoding phosphoribosylanthranilate isomerase produces MGADLIGFVFAESKRRIDVKKAHQIGQEVKGIGKAGVFVNAPLQEVQEIAAYCQLDYVQLHGEETSEYCQSVGRPVIKAFRVAPGFNLERSKEYTADWILLDSFTPGQYGGTGITFDWQSLQDFTSQSHIPVMVAGGLTPENVGTAISLLSPNGIDVSGGVETNGMKDIKKIQEFMIAARRAEGGKANVK; encoded by the coding sequence CTGGGAGCTGATTTGATTGGCTTTGTGTTTGCAGAAAGTAAGCGCCGCATCGATGTAAAAAAGGCTCATCAAATTGGGCAGGAAGTGAAAGGAATCGGCAAGGCTGGTGTTTTTGTTAATGCGCCTCTTCAGGAAGTACAAGAGATTGCAGCGTATTGTCAGTTAGATTATGTTCAGCTGCATGGCGAAGAGACTTCAGAGTATTGTCAGTCTGTTGGCAGACCCGTTATTAAAGCATTCCGGGTAGCTCCTGGCTTTAATCTAGAAAGAAGTAAGGAGTATACTGCTGATTGGATTCTTTTAGACAGCTTTACCCCTGGGCAATATGGCGGAACGGGAATCACTTTTGACTGGCAGTCGCTGCAGGATTTTACTTCTCAAAGTCATATCCCAGTGATGGTAGCTGGCGGCCTTACTCCTGAAAATGTTGGAACAGCCATTTCTCTATTATCTCCTAATGGGATAGATGTTTCAGGAGGTGTCGAAACCAATGGGATGAAGGATATAAAAAAAATCCAAGAGTTTATGATTGCTGCTCGCAGGGCAGAAGGAGGCAAAGCCAATGTTAAATGA